The nucleotide sequence AGAgtattttcccatttttttaatgaattataAAATACCTTTGATACCCATTTATGGCCCATAGACCGGTATATTAATCAGTGCATTGcttttaaaaactaaatagtttttaaaatgtaaaaactGGTTAAAAACTATAATTGCATATAGAAAAGTTATAAAACCTAAGTTAATAACTGTatttataaagattttattattttcagcTTAAATCCTGTATATCTGCAATGagaaaattgtataaaatggCATTTATAAAGATTTTTATTGTATCAGCTTAATTCCTTAGAACTAAAATATAAAAGTTAGTTCCTAAAGTCCTGACATATAAACAACTTTAGGTAATTACTAAACATTCAATGACTCGTCAATTTAATTGGCATTTTTAATCAATATTTCCGAGTATTTATAACTGTTTTGATTATACAGCCATAACGACTTGCACTTTTTCGGTACCTTAAAACTCCTACACGTCCCAGACGAGGCAATAATTTAGAAGTTTACTACGTAATTGTTTATTTGCCAAATAATAAGAACACTAATTTGATTACGAATAAAGTACTGCTGTTATCCTGCTTAATATGATAAGCATCAGGCTACTGAATCATTTTAATAATGATTAGAAAGGGTACTTAAAGATTGGGTACTTTTTGCAGTATTTGAGGACCGACTTGAGAACCTTTAAGAGCAGGAGACTAGCCGATATCTGACCGCTTTACTGCTTAATTATCCCCCACGATTGGCTTGGCCCAGTGCACTCTTGGCCAATAACAGGGACTTTGCCGGTTTTCTCGAGTATTGCGCAACAATCTTTATGGCGCTCGTCGCTGAGGATTAGATAAGGCCTAGTCCATAAATAAGCCGTGGCCAAGCGGCGGCCCCTCAATAACCAAGTGCCTTTTCTGGAGCATCCAACATGGCACGTTGGCTCCTGAATTCCTGTGTCCTTCTGCTGCTGGCAGTGGGCAGCCTGCAGGCGCGCCTTATCCTGCCACAATCCTTCGACGATGGTCAGCTGGAGACCAAGGGATCTGCACTCTTTGCCACTCCCCGCATAGATGACAATAGTGAGGGCAACTACCGACTGCCGAACAACACGGAACCGGAATCCTATAATGTGGAACTCTGGACAAATGTCCACACTGGCAACACCCAGTTCAATGGATCCGTTAGCATCGATCTGAAAGTGCTGGAGAATTCCACGGATATAAAGCTACACTACCGCCAGACGTCGCATTTCGAGGCCTCGATCATCAGCCGGGATGAGGTATCGCCCACTGCGATTCCACTTACTGTGTACACCGAACTGCAGCGGGAATTCCTAATCCTCAATGCTACTGGCGTGAGCTTCGTAGAGAACACCAACTGGACCCTAACCATCAAGTATAACGGCACCCACCGATCCGATATGGGCGGTTTCTATATCTCCAGCTATACGGATGACGATGGCCAGCAGCAGTAAGTGGAACCTTATGTTTTGGTGACTAGAAAGTAAGGGTGATAAACAGGACCTCTTTTGAATTAAAACAACTTTTTTCACATGCTATATCTTTTTGAAAAAGTATAAATCAGTTGTCCAGTGATACAATCAAACCTTGCATAAAGCATATCAAACAAGCTCTTAATCTTAAATCTTTTTAATCTCCTAACTAGTTGTACTTGTTTTACCTTCTAATGGATTAAGAATCCTTGAACCCAAGGTTCAAGTGCTTATCGAATTGTTAATAACGATTGTACTAAACTTGATTGGGTTTTTTTCTGTTTGCCTGATTTCGTATCAAAAACACACAATCTAGCTTATCTTAATAATTACATATTAGTGCGGTGACATGTGACAAGCTCATAAAGTGTGATAATCGTTTTGATTGGCAAATAATGAGTATTAAATTCTTCTCCTAGTTTCCTGGCCACCACGCAGTTTGAGAGCACCAATGCCCGTCACGGCTTTCCCTGTTATGATGAGCCTGCCCGCAGAGCCAACTTTACCATCACCATCCACCACGATCCTTCCTACACTGCCATCAGCAACATGCCCGTGAATGAAACTACTAGCAGGTTGGTATTATAATAGTTTAAGATGATCCAGTATCACAAATTAATCATACGCAGTGTTGACACTTTTCACCACATGTTTCAATCAGTTTTATAAGGTAACTTTATTTCCCTCCCCTTTTAGTTCTGGAGTCACCGTCTTCCAGACGACCCCCAAGATGTCCACCTACCTGGTGGCCTTCATCGTGTCCGACTTTGAGTCCACCACCGGAGAACTCAATGGCCTGCGCCAACGAGTCTTCTCCCGCAAAGGAAAGCAGGATCAGCAGGAGTGGGCCCTCTGGTCTGGATTGGTAGTGGAGTCCAGCCTGGCTGGTTACTTCGGAGTTCCCTTTGCCCTGCCCAAGCTGGATCAGGCTGGCATTCCGGACTTCTCGGCCGGAGCCATGGAGAACTGGGGACTGGCCACTTACCGGGAGCAGTACATGTGGTGGAACAAGGAGAACTCGACGATCAACCTGAAGACGAACATTGCCAACATTATTGGACACGAGTACGCGCACATGTGGTTCGGCGATCTGGTGTCCGTGAAATGGTGGACCTACCTGTGGCTCAAGGAAGGCTTCGCAACCCTCTTCTCGTACGAATCGAACGACATTGCCTTCCCCGAGTGGAACACCTACCAGATCTACCACGTGAACGACTACAACAGCGCCCTGCTAAACGATGCCTTGGCCTCGGCCGTGCCCATGACGCACTACGTCCAGACCCCCAACGAGATCTCCAACCGGTACAACACCTTCTCGTACGCCAAGCCCGCCAGTGTTCTTTACATGTTCAAGAACGCCTGGTCGGATAAGGTTTTCCGCAATGGATTGAACAAGTACCTGTCCAAGAAGTGAGTACTAAGCATTACTTAAAAATAGAAGttacttattttaaaggaacCCCCAAGTTGAAAAAATTACATCGTTTTCGAGACCCATTTACTTAAAACCCAAATTGATGTATTAGATAGATCAGGGTTATCTTGTCGTTAGCCCATTTGACAGATAGCGAACTCTCTCTTTAACTGTCACTTCAGAAATAGTTCCTAAAAGTATTCTTTGAATTTATTAGATTTACGTAGCATACTTTTTTAGACATATTTCAAGAAATCATTTCAAAATCAATGGGAATACTTTAAATTCATATTCATCATACTTTGGTAAAAACAAATTCAGACTGCCTTGATTATAAAattatgtttatattatcCAAAAAGAGCCTTTAAAGATCATATAAATGaacacatacatacacattCTTAATGGTATGCAGTATAATTTCgatttcaaattattttcccTTTCTTTTAGTAAATTCACTTCCTGCGACGAGTGGGACCTGTTTGCCTCCTTCCAGGAGTCTGCGAATGAGTTGGGCCTCACGCTGCCCACCTCTGTGGACAACATCTTCAGCAGCTGGTCCCACCAGGCCGGTTATCCCCTGCTCACCGTGACCAGAAATTACCAGACTGGTACTTTCACGATCACGCAGAAACGCTACGTGGCGAACAAGGATGATTCGAATGTGGCTACCTGGTACGTGCCCCTGAACTTTGCCACTGCCTCCAATCCCAACTACCGTAACACGAGTGCCACTCATTATTTGCTGAATGTGACGGAGACCGTGTTCTCGGATGTTCAGATTTCCAGCGATGACTGGGTCGTCGTGAACGTTCAAAACTCCGGCTACTATCGTACCATATACGATGCCCAGAACTATGCACTTATTGCTGCCGTTTTGAAGTCCCAGCCCTGGAAGATCCACCCGAGGAATAGGGCTCAACTGCTGTACGATACGTACATCTTTGTGAACACTGATCGCCTGAGCCACAGCATCCTGTTGAACCTGCTCAGTTATCTGGAAAATGAGGAGCAGTATGCCCCGTGGTCCACTGCCAACACTATCCTCAACGTTTACGATCGTTACTTGAGGGGCGATGATTCCTACTACAACTTCCAGAGATTCGTGAAGCAACTGATCGATCCCATATTCAATAAGATCGGAGTGAACGAGATTCCCGGCGAGCATTACCTGAACAACTATCTGCGTAACGTCCTGATCAGCCTGGCCTGCCAGGTGGGAACCAGTGATTGCTACAACCAGTCAGCCCAGAAGCTGTCCGAGTACTTTAACAACGGCACTGCCATCGAGGCCAATTTAAAGACCCAGGCCTACTGCGCCGGTCTGCGATCCACCACCAATGCCATCTACAGTAGAGTCCAGTCGGATCTTTTGGCCTCCACCGATGCCACCGATCGCCTTTTGCACATCTCCTCGTTGGGCTGCTCGGGACAAACGAGCCAGCTGCTTGACTTCCTGAGGCTATCCCTGGACACCACCAATAGCCTGAGCTACTCGGAGCGCACTTCACTCCTCTACTACGCCTATTACCGTAGCGAGACTGGTCTGACCGCCAGCTTGGAGTTCCTGGAGTCCAACTGGGAGGCATATGCCAAGCTGTCGGAGACTTCCAAACCCCTTGATACCGCCCTGCGTGGCATTGCCACCTATGTGGTCAGCGAGAAGCAGAAGACAAGGGTAGGTTCTTAAAGAATTATAGGTATTTCCC is from Drosophila suzukii chromosome 3, CBGP_Dsuzu_IsoJpt1.0, whole genome shotgun sequence and encodes:
- the LOC108014395 gene encoding aminopeptidase N, yielding MARWLLNSCVLLLLAVGSLQARLILPQSFDDGQLETKGSALFATPRIDDNSEGNYRLPNNTEPESYNVELWTNVHTGNTQFNGSVSIDLKVLENSTDIKLHYRQTSHFEASIISRDEVSPTAIPLTVYTELQREFLILNATGVSFVENTNWTLTIKYNGTHRSDMGGFYISSYTDDDGQQHFLATTQFESTNARHGFPCYDEPARRANFTITIHHDPSYTAISNMPVNETTSSSGVTVFQTTPKMSTYLVAFIVSDFESTTGELNGLRQRVFSRKGKQDQQEWALWSGLVVESSLAGYFGVPFALPKLDQAGIPDFSAGAMENWGLATYREQYMWWNKENSTINLKTNIANIIGHEYAHMWFGDLVSVKWWTYLWLKEGFATLFSYESNDIAFPEWNTYQIYHVNDYNSALLNDALASAVPMTHYVQTPNEISNRYNTFSYAKPASVLYMFKNAWSDKVFRNGLNKYLSKNKFTSCDEWDLFASFQESANELGLTLPTSVDNIFSSWSHQAGYPLLTVTRNYQTGTFTITQKRYVANKDDSNVATWYVPLNFATASNPNYRNTSATHYLLNVTETVFSDVQISSDDWVVVNVQNSGYYRTIYDAQNYALIAAVLKSQPWKIHPRNRAQLLYDTYIFVNTDRLSHSILLNLLSYLENEEQYAPWSTANTILNVYDRYLRGDDSYYNFQRFVKQLIDPIFNKIGVNEIPGEHYLNNYLRNVLISLACQVGTSDCYNQSAQKLSEYFNNGTAIEANLKTQAYCAGLRSTTNAIYSRVQSDLLASTDATDRLLHISSLGCSGQTSQLLDFLRLSLDTTNSLSYSERTSLLYYAYYRSETGLTASLEFLESNWEAYAKLSETSKPLDTALRGIATYVVSEKQKTRLNALVDVVKASGPQYLNDDLSSTIDSRITANFAWLDVNRDPLLNWIADTFSENSGPTVTSSISTILVSAMALLLYRLF